ATTCCGGACCCATGGCAGGTCTGGCATGCTTCGGTATGGTCGTGCATAACGCCTGTACCGACCGTGTCCGACATCGATAATTGATGCTGTCCGCTGCCGTGCATATGGCATGTAACGCAGGCATCCGGAACGCCGGCATGAGTCATTAATCCGGTGAGGCTGCTGTCGCCGTACTGGTACGCATTCTGACCGAAGAACATATCGGCTTGCGGATTACCGTGCGGGCCATAATGGTCAGCGAAACCGTAATACGGAGCTTTGGTCGTCACTTTTGTTGCAACGTTGTACCGCGACCGGTGGCAGTTCATGCAAAGCTGGCCAAGGCCGCCGATTCCAGCCGGGACGACATAACCGTTCCGCAGTGTATCGACGCTGACCGTTCTCAACTGATTCGGGTTCGCTGCGCTGTGCGGATCATGGCAGACTGCGCAAGTGATAGGATAGCTAGCATCGCTTGAACTCCACGTGGACGCTGATGCCGGCTTTCCAGCAACAACCCATTTCTCGAATGCGCTTCCGCTGTGGCAGGGGAAGCAGCTCGTAGACGTTGCGACCTTGCCGGCAAGCGGCATTGTCGCATGATCCGATAGTGACCAATACGTGCCGGAGACATGGTGGGGGGGCGCATCGTGACATGACTGACACAAGCCTGCATCAAGAGAGAGGCCGATTTTTGAGATGTCGCCGTTGTGATCTTTGCCCGGGCCGTGGCAGCTTTCGCAGCCGATGCTCGCCAGCGGGAGCAGCGACGAATAATTCGCCGCCATGTTTTTATAGATTGAAGAATCGCCGTTGAAGATCAGATAACTGCTGCCGGATTTTGTCTTTCCCTTAAACGCCGTCGTGTCCCATCCAAGCGAATGGGCCATGTATCCGAAATTTCCGTCATTTGCCGAGAGGTCGTAGCCCGTCGTATGGCATTTCCAGCAACTGGCGGAGTACGATCCTTGACCGTATGCGTTGACTTCCAACTCTCCCATTATTCCCTGTGTGTAGATCTTAGCATGCCCCGTTCCCTGCCAATCGCTGTAATTCGCCGCGTGGCATTCACCGCAATACAAACCTGATGTATTCGGGTTCCCAAGGAACGTGCTCACAAAGAAAGTGTCCTGGTCGGTGCTTGTGCCGCCGTTCACAGACACATTCACTATGTATTGACCGGCCGAGTCTGCCGTGAAACTCTGACGCGGATTGTTCCCGGCGCTGTCGAATGACGCGTTCGATCCTGTCGGCTTCGCGGCAAACGTCCACGTGAACGACGTTACAACCGTTGTTCCGGATCCGGTGGTATCGGCAAATAAATATGCGCGCGCTCCTTTGCCGATCACCTTAAGGCCTGTTGTGGCAGTGTAGCTGCTCTTTCCGATCGCCGCCAGCTTTCCCGGGGACATTGGTACAACCGTGAGCTTCACCGTCTGCGCCACCGCTCCTGAATATACGAGGCCAAGTAGGCATCCGGCAAGCAACCCTCTCAAAATATTAGCAAATCTGTTCATTGTATTCTCCATGTGTCAACGTTTTAGAAATCCACCAGGCTTCTGGTGCATCTAGTCGGATTTGCTATATCTTCCGCAACATTTGTGCCATACAAAACGCGTTGGAAGGTCGAAATTTGTTCAAAAATTAACTGTTTATTATTTCAACAATCAATATTTCCCAAAAGTAAAGCTTTTCTTTTCCAAAAAAATGGAAAAAATATGATAATTGGATAAGATTTCGCAATATGAAAGGCTGCTGACAACTGAGCTCAATGATTTTCTAATCGCAGAAACGACAAAAAAAAGGCGTGAAATTGTAATTTTTCACGCCTTCAAAATTTACAGCTACCGTTGATACCTGAACTCACGACCCCCAATAACCCTGCCCCCCCGCCCCAGAAGAATCAGAACCTGTACGAAATAGTGAAGTCGACGTTCGTTGTCGAAACGGTCTCGTCTGTCCGCGAGAGGTTAAGCGATTCATCGCCGTAGTTGTTATGGAAGTTCTTGAACGATCCGAACATCGCCGCTGCATCGATCATCACATTATCCTCGATCAAAATCCCGGCGCCGGCAGTAATGGTGGTCAGACCGAACGTCGACGGATCGCCGGCATACGGCGAGGGCTTGAAGGAATAGCCCGCCCGCAGCCGCACATCTGTTTTGGGGATCTCGAACTCGCCGCCAACAGCATAATTAAGCGTCGAACGAAACTGCTGTTTTAACGCAATGTTTTCGTTCTCCAGATCGGCGTTGTCGGTCCACTGAAGCTGCGTCCAATCGGTATATTCAACTTGCCCGGAGAGAAGAAGACCGCGCACCGGCGAATACGAAGCACCGGCCCCGAACACCCAGGGAGTTGTTATGCCATAGTCGTTGTTCGCGTCGTATGAATAGTAGTACCCTGTCGTATCATCGAACGCGCTTTGTCCGGCGTTCGTATATGTTTCATGAACGGTGAACGCCGTCGGAGTTTTGATCGTGATGCCGAAACGGGCAATATCTTCGTACCGGTACATAAACCCGAACATCGCGTTGACGCCGTTCAAATCGCTCGTCAGCGTGCTGTTGTAGTTGAACGCATTGAATTCCCGGTAGAGGGAATCGGGAAGAACATATCCGTCCGCATCGTAGAAACGGGTCGGATCATTGTAGACGTTATTGACGTCCGATTCGTTGTAGTTCCTGACATAATTGTATGTTCCGTTGAGGAGGTTGATCGTCACACCGAAAGAAAAATCCTTCGCGAGATCGACGGCCCCGGAGAATGCCCACGTGCCCATGCTGCCGCTTTCGCTGACATTTCCTTGCTGCTGGACATTTTTCTGGATCGGAGTGTAGCCGTCCGAATTTTCAAGATACGTTTGAAAGGGGATGTCAAAATTTGCATCCGCATCGTACAGCCACGGGATGATCGAGCTCTTCGCGTTGAAGCCGTTGAACGAAAGCGCGGTTGCATAATTATTCACTCTGTTGTAACCGACGGCAAAGACCAGGCTCCCGCGCGAGGTCGGAACGGGGAACACGAGCCCCAGATCGTCAAGGTTGGTGGCGCTGTTGCTGGCCGACGACGACGTTCCCAAAAACGTTGCGCTGTTCGAATAGTTGGTATTGACAATGCCGCCGGTGAACTCTAGTCTCCTCATCTGAGCCAGGCCTGCCGGGTTCCAGAACGTTGCGCTGTAATCATCGGCTACGCCGATGTATGCGCCGCCCATGCCTTCCGCCCGTGCACCGACTCCGAATCCCGTGGATGAAAAACGGTATGCATCCTCAGCAGACTGGGCACGAAGATAAGAGATATTCAGCATGATCAGTCCGAACAATAAAATGAACAAAGTGACACAGCGATTATTTTTCATAGGTATCCTCCGCTTCCACTCCCATCCGTCTCCGCGATTCGGCCGGTTATCCGTTCGGCAGGTTATCGATACAACTGAGGTTCGACCCGTTGCCCTGCTGCAGCCGGCAGACACACCGTTTGCTTTAACAATCGAGCAGCCGGAGGGGGGGTGCAGGTGTTGTCGTGATTATGGTGAATGTTAGACAATTAATATGCTAAAAACTTCTTGACCGTAGTGTCGGGAGAAATCTCTCCTATCTGCCTCTATTCCTGCCGCCTCCGCCTCCCCGGCTTCCGCTGCCACCGCTCGATGCTCTGCCGCTCGAACGCTGCGGTGCCGAATAACCCTGATGAACCATTTGTCTTGATTGCGGCTGCGCGTACCTTGCCGAAGGCTGAACTCGTCCACGATGTTGGTACATCTGCCGGACGTTGGAGTTTCTCGAGCCATAGCTGGAATATCTTCCGCGGCTGGCCACCGTCGCCTGCCGCGAAGCGACCGTCGATCTATTCGCCCTTTGCCACCAGGGAATTTCCTGGCGCGTTCGTGAGGCAGACGGGCTTGTCGCTACTGCTCCCGGCGCATTAGGAGTCCTCCCCCTTGATGGGGTGACTCCGTTGGCAGGGATCACCCGGCCGGGAGAGTTCGGCGCAACACGACCGGCGAAGTATCCGAAACTTCCGCGCCCGCTGCCAATGGTGCGCTGCCTCGTCGCAAAATTCCTCCCTCCGTACCAGCCATGGTATGCGTGTCCATAATACCCGCCGTAACCGTAGCCGTATCCGTAGCCATAACCCCATCCGAATCCGAACCCGTATGGATACCACAGCCCCCACGGGTAGTAGTTGTAATCGAACCACGGGTCGTAGCCAACTGCCGACGCGTAATACTCCGGCGGCGGATAATAGTAATCGAAGGCCATATGGTATTGCGCGTCGCGATAGCTGTCATCATCGAAATAGCTCGCGCTCGTCGAGTCGCTCGACGACGTCGTATCGGTGTAAGCATAATCATCGTCCCCTCCCGCCCATCGTTCGCTCACCGTTTCCGTGTGAGTATAACAGCCGGCGAACAAAAGCCCGGCTGCCGAAAGAGGGATCAATCCATTGAGAAAGCTTCGCAGTGTTTTCATACCAGGTTCCTTCCTCCTTCCGATGTCAATACTAACACTAACAGCGGAAAGGAATCGTTCATTCCCGTTCCGGAATTACAGCACTCTGACGTATTCTACTTTAATAGTTCTGTTTCCTATCGTGACGTTGTTCTGATTTCTTACAAGATTCTTCAAATCGCATCCGATCGTAAAACCATTCCCCCACGACCATCGCAGGCCGCTATTCAAATATCCCTTCCCTTTGCCCACCACGCCGATATTGTCATTCAAGCCAAAATCATATTCTGCAAGCAGCGATATGTCCGATCCGAGGGACTTTTCAGCGCCGACAAAAAAATCGAGGCTTTTGTTGCCGTCCTTGTTCTCGAGGCTGTAATTCGTCCCGCCGTGGAGGCTCAGGTTGCCCATCAGAGAATAGTTCTTGCTGGCTGCGGCGTAAAAACCGCGGGACTTGATCGTGAAGCGCTGCAGGCTGTCGATGTAGGTCTCTTTACCCTGCGAATCGAACCCGAGGGCGATCGCGGGCATCGCCATTGTCTCATCGAATAAGCGAAATTTCACGTTGACTCCCGGAAGTCTTTGCATCGTAATATCGTCGTGGCCGATAATTCCGGTTCCGCCGTACGAGACGCCGAAGTTCAACCGGTCGAGCGCTCCGGCCGTCAATCCGACCGTCATTCCCCCCTCCTGAAAGAAGTCGACATCCATCGCGAAAGCTCCTCGTTTTAAGAGCCCGCCTGTCGGCGTATCGATGATATATCTTGGTTCGATGTTTGCTGCATCGCCGGCCGTGTTCTGCGCTAAAGACAAGCTGTAAATAAAGAACGAAGAAAAGATGAATAACAGTTTCTTCACTGATATTCCTTCCATTAGATTAGACGAACCATCGCGCAAGAAGTTTACCCATACCACGCCCTATTCTGCCCGATAATGTATGAAGATTTCACTCCTTTTTCCACGTGGTGCCGGTTTTCGTATCCTCGAGCACGATGCCGAGCGCTTTGACAGCATCGCGGATCTTATCCGATAATGCCCATAATTTCTGATTCCGAATTTCTTTTCGTACGGCGATGATGAGATCCATCAAACCGGCCTCCGTGGAGCCCCCCCCCGATGCGTTGGATGATGCGGGGGCCAAAGAAATTCCGAGGACTCCTGAACAGAGATCCTCAAACATCTTCTCCGTTGTTCGAAGTGCCTTTTCCGTCGGGAGTGATCCCGGCCTCAACCAGTCATTAACTTGGGATGAAAGGTCGAAGAGAACAGCGATCGCTTTCGGGGTATTGAAATCGTCGTTCATCGCTTCGAGAAATGCAGTCCGGAACGGCGTTACGTCTTTCTCGGTCATGCCGAAAGAGGAAGTTCGGCTGGCGAAATCGATCGTCTCCCGAAGCCTCCGTAGCGTACTCTGCAGCTTTGCAAGTCCTGTCCCCGATGCCTCCAGCGCCTGTTCGCTGAAATCGAGCGTGCTCCGGTAATGGCTTTGCAGGATAAAAAAGCGGATAACGGCAGGGTCGAATTTTTTATAGAGGTCCTTGAGCGTGACAAAGTTGCCGAGGGACTTCGACATCTTTTGGCCGTTCACGGTCACCAGGTTGTTATGGATCCAGTATCTCACGAACGGCTTGCCGGTTGCAGATTCGCTTTGCGCGATCTCGCATTCGTGGTGAGGGAATTGGTTGTCCAATCCCCCTCCATGGATATCGAACGTCTCGCCGAGGTACTTCATCGACATCGCCGAACACTCCACGTGCCATCCGGGGAAACCCTCGCCCCATGGACTCTGCCATCGCATGATGTGTTCCGGTTCCGCTTTTTTCCAAAGGGCAAAATCTTCCGGATTCCGTTTTTCGGATTTCACTTCAACCCGGGTTCCCTCTTTCATCTCATCGATCGTCCGTCCGGAGAGCTTCCCGTAGGCCTTGAATTTCCGGACATCAAAATAGACGGAACCGTTCACTTCGTACGCATGCCCGTTCGCAAGAAGCACCTTCACGATCTCGATCTGCTCGATGATATGCCCCGATGCTCTCGGGGAAATATCGGGACGAATCACGTTGAGAGCGTCCATGTCCTCGAAATAACTCCGTGTGACCGCCTCCGCGATCTGCATTGGATGAACTTTTTCGATCCGCGATTGCTTCAGCATTCTGTCCTCGCCGTCGTCGAGCAAGTGCCCCACATCGGTGATGTTCTGCACATACAATACTTTGTTGCCGAGGTAACGAAGGTAGCGGACGATCACATCGAACGAAACGTAGCTCTTGCCGTGGCCGATGTGCGAATCGCTGTAGACCGTCGGACCGCAGACATACATCCCTACGTAGCCCGCATGAAGCGGTTTGAATTCTTCCTTCGTCCGGGTAAGCGTGTTATAGAAAGTTAATGGCATTTTTTTCGGATGCAGAGGTGTTGGGTGTTCGGTATTGGATCATCGTGATTGAAGTGCTGAGATGAAACTGTTAGATGCCGGCTCAAAATATGCCGTTGTATCTTTCTCCCGAAGGGACGGCTGAAATTCATTTTTGCTTCTCTGTCAACAGATGGAGAACGGGTTCGCCCTTCTTTTGGGGGATTGGGCTGCGCTGACGGGAGACCGTCAACATGCATCATTTTCGCCCCATCAACTCCCGCGCGCTCTTCAACCCGGCCTCAGTGATCTTCTCTCCGCTCATCAGCTTCGCAACTTCCCGTATCCGTTCTTCAATGCCGAGCTTGCGCAAGCTGGTCGTCGTCCGTTTCCCGTCTTCAATTTTCTCGACCGCAAAATGCGTGTCTGCTAGTCCCGCGATCTGAGGAAGGTGAGTGATCGTGATGATCTGATGAAGCGAAGCGAGTTTCTTCAAGCTTACGCCGACCGCCTGCCCGATGCGTCCGCTTACGCCGACATCGATCTCATCGAAGATAAGAAGCGGGACTTTGTCAGAGGCGGCGAGGGCAGATTTCAACCCGAGCATGACGCGCGAAATTTCCCCTCCCGACGCTACTTTTGCGAGCGGCTTGAGGTCCTCGCCGACGTTCGTCGAAATAAAGAACTCGACCAGATCGACCCCTTTTGGCGTTGCCTCGAAGGACTCTTTCCCTAGCTGAACATAGGCATCGGCGGCGCCGGCCTTCCCCGCCACATTCGCGATGCTCACCCAGAATTTTGCGTTCATAATGCCAAGCTCGGCAAGCGAAGCAACGATTTCTTTCTCGATCTTTTTCGCTGATTCCCGCCGCTTTTTTGTCAATTGCTGGGCAGCAGCCGAGCAGACCCGGCGTTCCTCAAGGATGGCTGCGTCGAGCGATGCGAGCTCTTTTTCAAAATTCTCTGCCAGAGAAAATTCGCTGCCGATCTTCCGGCGGTGTTCAAGCAGCGACTCGAGCGTGCCGCCGTATTTCTTTTTCAGAAGCGAGAACTGTCCGAGCCGTTCCCGGATCTGTTCCAGCTTCTCAGGGTTGAACTCTATTTTTGCGTTATAGGATTGAATGAACTTCGACAATTCTTCGACGATGATCTCTGCCGATTTCGCCTCCCCGGCAGCGTCGGCAAACACAGGATCGATCTCCCGC
Above is a genomic segment from Bacteroidota bacterium containing:
- the recN gene encoding DNA repair protein RecN, whose protein sequence is MLRSLYVKHYALIEEINVDFERGLNIITGETGAGKSILIDALSLLLGERASSDVVRKGAEKAIVEGTFVIAGSPKLQMLLTENDIDPSDEMIVRREISVKGQSRCFINDSPVPLSLLKEAGDILVDLHGQHDHQALLRPETHIDFLDEFGGDERLLAEYRRSYKKLSDLFSKKRDLQEQELRLKEKKDLYEFQMKEIDAVDPQAGEEESMESELKLLENAEKLHELTSQLSQLLYDGESSVHDHLVQAWKQIETLREIDPVFADAAGEAKSAEIIVEELSKFIQSYNAKIEFNPEKLEQIRERLGQFSLLKKKYGGTLESLLEHRRKIGSEFSLAENFEKELASLDAAILEERRVCSAAAQQLTKKRRESAKKIEKEIVASLAELGIMNAKFWVSIANVAGKAGAADAYVQLGKESFEATPKGVDLVEFFISTNVGEDLKPLAKVASGGEISRVMLGLKSALAASDKVPLLIFDEIDVGVSGRIGQAVGVSLKKLASLHQIITITHLPQIAGLADTHFAVEKIEDGKRTTTSLRKLGIEERIREVAKLMSGEKITEAGLKSARELMGRK
- the cysS gene encoding cysteine--tRNA ligase → MPLTFYNTLTRTKEEFKPLHAGYVGMYVCGPTVYSDSHIGHGKSYVSFDVIVRYLRYLGNKVLYVQNITDVGHLLDDGEDRMLKQSRIEKVHPMQIAEAVTRSYFEDMDALNVIRPDISPRASGHIIEQIEIVKVLLANGHAYEVNGSVYFDVRKFKAYGKLSGRTIDEMKEGTRVEVKSEKRNPEDFALWKKAEPEHIMRWQSPWGEGFPGWHVECSAMSMKYLGETFDIHGGGLDNQFPHHECEIAQSESATGKPFVRYWIHNNLVTVNGQKMSKSLGNFVTLKDLYKKFDPAVIRFFILQSHYRSTLDFSEQALEASGTGLAKLQSTLRRLRETIDFASRTSSFGMTEKDVTPFRTAFLEAMNDDFNTPKAIAVLFDLSSQVNDWLRPGSLPTEKALRTTEKMFEDLCSGVLGISLAPASSNASGGGSTEAGLMDLIIAVRKEIRNQKLWALSDKIRDAVKALGIVLEDTKTGTTWKKE
- a CDS encoding FlgD immunoglobulin-like domain containing protein, translating into MNRFANILRGLLAGCLLGLVYSGAVAQTVKLTVVPMSPGKLAAIGKSSYTATTGLKVIGKGARAYLFADTTGSGTTVVTSFTWTFAAKPTGSNASFDSAGNNPRQSFTADSAGQYIVNVSVNGGTSTDQDTFFVSTFLGNPNTSGLYCGECHAANYSDWQGTGHAKIYTQGIMGELEVNAYGQGSYSASCWKCHTTGYDLSANDGNFGYMAHSLGWDTTAFKGKTKSGSSYLIFNGDSSIYKNMAANYSSLLPLASIGCESCHGPGKDHNGDISKIGLSLDAGLCQSCHDAPPHHVSGTYWSLSDHATMPLAGKVATSTSCFPCHSGSAFEKWVVAGKPASASTWSSSDASYPITCAVCHDPHSAANPNQLRTVSVDTLRNGYVVPAGIGGLGQLCMNCHRSRYNVATKVTTKAPYYGFADHYGPHGNPQADMFFGQNAYQYGDSSLTGLMTHAGVPDACVTCHMHGSGQHQLSMSDTVGTGVMHDHTEACQTCHGSGIQSFDDVKASYDYDRNGKIEGVQTEVAGLLALLKARLPIDSLTGEPTLAIKDSLKVKNRPDLVQGIYTYSFVTNDGSMGVHNAKYAVALLQKALGFYPTGVEVVSQKTPTSYEISQNYPNPFNPSTNIEFSVPRSATIQLNVYNILGELVKTLVSGDIVSGHYKVTWNGTNNHGATVSSGIYFYRLVAQSNGAPNYIVTKKMLMMK